AAATGGCAAAACTGACCTTACAAGAGCAACTGCTACAAGCGGGATTAGTGACCAGCAAAAAAATGGCCAAAGTCCAGCGCACGGCTAAAAAATCACGCGTTCAGGCTCGTGAGGCCAGAGAGGCGGTGGAAGAAAATAAAAAGGCGCAACTTGAGCGTGATAAACAACTCAGTGAACAGCAAAAACAAGCGGTTTTAGCGAAAGAGTTTAAAGCTCAGGTTAAGCAACTTATTGAAATGAATAGAATCAATGTATCTAAAGGCGATATTGGTTTTAACTTCACCGATAATAACGTCATCAAAAAAATAGACGTGGATAAGCTCACTCAGACGCAACTGATTAATGGGCGTCTCGCGATTGCGCGTCTGGTTATCAATAACAGCGGTGAATGTGAATATGCGATTATTCCCGCGAGCGTCGCCGATAAAATCGCACAACGAGATGCGGACAGTATTGTCGTAAACAGTGCGCTGAGTCAGGAAGAGCAGGACGAAGATGATCCGTATGCCGATTTTAAAGTTCCCGACGATTTGATGTGGTAAGTCACATTCCCGACGTTTATGTAGAAAAATTTCTCAGAGAGTAAATATGCTGACCGACACATCTACCCGGCTT
This DNA window, taken from Salmonella enterica subsp. enterica serovar Typhimurium str. LT2, encodes the following:
- a CDS encoding putative cytoplasmic protein (similar to E. coli nucleoprotein/polynucleotide-associated enzyme (AAC73457.1); Blastp hit to AAC73457.1 (218 aa), 86% identity in aa 40 - 218); protein product: MAKLTLQEQLLQAGLVTSKKMAKVQRTAKKSRVQAREAREAVEENKKAQLERDKQLSEQQKQAVLAKEFKAQVKQLIEMNRINVSKGDIGFNFTDNNVIKKIDVDKLTQTQLINGRLAIARLVINNSGECEYAIIPASVADKIAQRDADSIVVNSALSQEEQDEDDPYADFKVPDDLMW